The window TTTGCTTGACACCGTGGGCCCGAAGGTTGTTGCTTTGCTGGGTCAGACGTTAAATGCCTTGGCATGGATTCTCCTTGCCTTCTCAGGGCCGAACTTCCGATCTGTATATGCAGCATTTGTCTTCATGGGAGCTGGTGCGGATGTCAGCGTATATCCGACACTCTTgatctcttctctgttccccgGTTCAACGGCTTTTATCATGGCCGTGCTAGGTGCGTGTATTTCCACCAGTTTCTTCGTTCCGCTGATCCTGCGTACCATTTGGGATTCCACTGATGTCTCCTTCGAAGCAGTATGCATTGGATATGCTGTCGCGGGGCCCATTTTATGTGCCGTCGCTGCGGTGTTTTTTATTCCATTGAAGTCTTTCAAGGGGGTGGACCAGTTCTCAGCCTATGTTGCGGCAGAGAAGCTGGCAAATACCCCAACAGATCTGTCTTCCCCGAAGGCGGAAGATGGGCTGTGGCAGCAAGCGACGGCCGTCGGGGATAGCCAAATGTGTGGTGAAGGTGAAAGTTGTGATGGCCGCGTCGCTGGATCTCAGCACACTGCGGGAACCGCAACGACCGATGAGTGTGGAAAGCATAGCTCACACGGGGTTGCGTTTTCCGATTTGTCCAACGACCCTCGCCTTAAGAAACAGGAAGTTTCTTTCACGTCGCAGGCGTTCACCTTTTTGTACTTCGGCATCTGTCTGTATTTCACCGTATGCGGCTGGGTGATGGCGTACTACCAAGAAGCCGCTGGTCGATTTTTGTCCAAGGACGCGGAGTATGCGCTTGAAATTTTGACACCGCTCTCGACGATTCCTTGTCTCATCTTCGGGGTTGTGTAAGTTGCCACACGGAAGTCAGCAGCAGTTTCAGGTTCGAGACGCGTTTCACTCCAGGTGCTCGTAGTGACAAGTGGCTCTTCAAAAGGTAACCGCAGTCGTATTTTGACACCAGCGAGAGTATCTGTTCTTGTGTGGCAGTTTTTGGCTTCGGGGTAAAATCAAGCTTTTACCCCCTTGTTTGTTTGTACTTCAGGATCAATCGAATCGGCATAATGCCCGTCATTTTACTTATTAACACCATCGGCTTGCTGACGTATGTTTGcgtggcggcggcggagcACGTGGTGGCCCAGTACTTCTCGGTCATCTTTTTTTTCATGTACATTTCGATTTTCACAACCCAGATGTACGTTTTTGTCGAGTCGACGTTTGATTCGGCGCACTTCGGCAAGCTGATTGGCGTGGCGAGCCTAATCGGAGGATTGATGTCGTTGATCAGCAACGTCCTGTACGGGAATGTTACTGTCGGTATGCTAAACGGTGACACTGGACCAGTCGTTATCGTGCTACTCCTCGTCATTGTTCTGATGTACCCCTTGTTGCTCACCATGAGGAGCAagcagaacgcgaagaaaaaggtggAGCAAGACGACATCCGCAATCGCGTGCTAGAACTCAAAGCAGCGCAAGCTGCTGATGTAGCATGAAGTCCCGCGCATTGCTTTAAGTGCAGGTTTGGTTTTTCGTGTGGGCTTACAGATGAATAGGGTCTTGTTTGTGCAGATGACGGGAAAAGCAGAGATATGCATATGCTTTTTCTATGAGTGGAGTAACGTTACAAAAATTAACGGTTGATACAGAACTTGGACCATCCCACTCGGTTCTATATAGTCCAATAACCGCTTTTGCGGCGGCTAATATTGTGGGTAAACCTTTGGGGATTTTTACCCCACCGCATTCAAACGTCGCTCAACTAGGTCTGTGATGTAAAGCGAACTATAGTGGTGTGCAGGTTCAGTTATTAGCATAAGGGGCCAGAGTTGGGTATGCGAAAGAGCAACGTATTTGTTTTCGTAAGTCAAACGGTTATGGCAAAATATTCAGCTCTCGGTGGCAGTGGTGTTCAGTTGTGAGATTTAAAGTCAGACCCAGCGAAGAAAATGTATGCAGGAACATAGGACTTCTTCATAAACGTCTCATTTCTGGACTGTTTCTGGACTGCGCACTGGCATTTAGCAGAGTTGGATTAACTTCAACTACCTACAATCGCCGGTAGTGCTTTTGCGTCGAAAAACAGGTAGATCAGGAGAACTCATTTACAGTACTAGTATAAGATACGTAGATGGCATCTGTGGTGCTCTATGATATCGATTCGTACGGTCGAAGCCGTCTGATGGCGAAAGGCGCCGATGAGGCCAAAGCATGAGTGAGTCGGTGTGCAGGTCACACGAGCCGAGGAAAGATCGAAATTATTTGATCTGTAAATCAAGCGGTGCTTCATTTGCATATCAAGTTGAGCAGGACGCCGCCGCGCGCACAACTGTATCATCTCCCCTGGGACGGATGTAAAGGTACGCGGCATGCGTACGATAATGATACACGATATAAGCTCCGGCAAAGGGGGTTGCTCCGAAAGCGCCAGTGACAAGGGCGCAATCTGTTTTTTCTAATAAAGTGAAATACTGTGTTGGCGTACAGACGCTAGACCCAGGAATGCATCCATAGACGCACACATGTAGAGGCTGAGAACATTTTTAGTCATCTGTATCCATTCGGCTGCCGCTGTCTACGTATCCGGGAGGCAAAAAATCACCGTGGGTTGCAGGCagctcttcgcttcttccttgaCTGGATATATGGTTCCTCATTGTTTTGTCTATTGGTGTTGGACTTTGGTGTGCTTCGCTGACGAAGCCAACAGACTCCTGAGCAGCATCGCCACCTAGCGACGACTTTTGGCTGAGTACAGAGAGGGACACTCACACGTGAAAGACACCTAGAGGATGGGCGTTACCCATTGCGCTTCCCGCTTCGGAATACGGAGGACTCACCCTCACTGAAGATCTCGCGAAACCGCAGCTCCTTCTGGCGGGTGGTAACACACACGATCTCAGCTTATCTCAAACGTAGTAGTTCACTTGGAATACAGAGACGTTTGACTGCGAAATGTAACTCCACGTAAAAGTCCGCATCTGATAGATGCCCTTTTTTTTTAAAAAAAAGTGGTGCGCCATCGCGGCTGCATGTAGGTGGAAACAGGAACTTTTGACGGGAGACAGCCCCCGCCCCGTCTCCTGAGGGCGAGGCACACAGTCGCGCGTGGAGGGCCCCCTGACTTTTTGGGTCTTATTTGGTGCAACTTTTGTCTTCCAGTCCATGCCCTCTGAATGGAGAAAAATCCATGATGTGTATTCGGCACATCTAAATCCCATCCCCTTTCCCCGAGTGAGGCCGCATCGTTGACCCCAGCATCTCAACCGGCCAGACTTTCCTTTCCATTTACACTGCACCCTGGGCTGCCGCGACAGTATGCATACCTTCTTTTGCGAAGTTTTGCACAGTCACCCTCTCGACAGGCAGGGGTTCCCACTCCTGCGTATCATTTTCGGGGATTAAAGCATTGCTAGCAGTTGAGACCCGCGCCGACATCACGGCAGCCAGACTCGTGGAAAGGCCGTCATTTGTAAAATGTCAGTGGATATCCGCATCTGTAATAAGTAAGGGCTTTGCAAGAGTCCTAGTATGGCACTCGTTGGTGATTTCGGGTAAAtcggagagcgaaagagtGTGCATTAGGAGTGAGCAGGCTCGTGCTCCTGCTTGTTTGACCAAGTGATGAGGCCACAATGGCGATGCATGAAAATGAGGCCTTCTGGAACGATTTTTTCCGGCGCCCCGCCGCCCAAAAGGCTATCCAGTTGGAGCAGAGACTGATGATGAGAGAAGCGGTGAGAGGTTCTACCGTAGCAGGCAAAAGGGTTGACCTAACGCAACGTATTGAAGAAGTGACGCAGCTACTAGCATAGGGATCTTTGTAGAGTGGAGGCCGACTCTGGATCCTTTCAACTTTTTCGTCAGTTCCATTTCTATTCTTCTTCTGCCAGGCCGCCGACCTCAAGCGTAGCCACGAcaaggagaaagcagagcTGCTGGACTTGCTCCGCTCTTGCAGCTCGAGCTCGCAGGAGCTTGTTCAGCCGATGCTCGGCAGCGCCCGAGTCAAATGGCTGCTCAACACTGTGAGGCATCGGGCGGCAGCAAACGGACGACTCTTCCATGAGGAGCTTCAATCCGACACAGCAGCTCTAGAAACGCTCGGCAGACTACGCGAGGAGTTCGAACATTCCCCAGTTGCATGTAGGAAGAAGAGTCCGTACGATTATCTGTAGTGTAGCGGTGCACTATCCGTcagctggagacgaaggcgccgttTTGCAAGACACGTTCCTCCTGCAGCAGAGGCAGCCTGTGTTGGAAGGTAGGGGGTTGTTTCTGGATTGACCGTTGGCCGTATCGCGCACCTGAACCGTGTCACCCACTATGCTCAGAGTGTAACACAGATAGGTCCACACATAAGTGGGAGTGCATTCGTCTCTCAAATGAGACACTACCAGCTCCATATTATAATTGCTTGTCGTTTTCCTTACCGTTGCATTGCATGTGACCAAAGTTTCTGCCGCAGAAGAACAAATGAATCAACTGAGGTCCGAGGCAACCAAAGAAATCGGACTGTCGGATTACTCAGCTCCAACACAACGCACATGGAGAGACATTCCTCCAGATGAACTTGCCGAGCGTCTTT is drawn from Neospora caninum Liverpool complete genome, chromosome X and contains these coding sequences:
- a CDS encoding putative transporter, major facilitator family domain containing protein, with the translated sequence MAALLSTFFSRVHALLPDSSHPAAKQKTPFGINRYILLVIYMIYAVLTSSVYFGWRSMSAMLFKSGQFAWVCTGESADTSPEEGETDYLCALQDTKVQSLFTIAMACHFTCSAVAGYLLDTVGPKVVALLGQTLNALAWILLAFSGPNFRSVYAAFVFMGAGADVSVYPTLLISSLFPGSTAFIMAVLGACISTSFFVPLILRTIWDSTDVSFEAVCIGYAVAGPILCAVAAVFFIPLKSFKGVDQFSAYVAAEKLANTPTDLSSPKAEDGLWQQATAVGDSQMCGEGESCDGRVAGSQHTAGTATTDECGKHSSHGVAFSDLSNDPRLKKQEVSFTSQAFTFLYFGICLYFTVCGWVMAYYQEAAGRFLSKDAEYALEILTPLSTIPCLIFGVVINRIGIMPVILLINTIGLLTYVCVAAAEHVVAQYFSVIFFFMYISIFTTQMYVFVESTFDSAHFGKLIGVASLIGGLMSLISNVLYGNVTVGMLNGDTGPVVIVLLLVIVLMYPLLLTMRSKQNAKKKVEQDDIRNRVLELKAAQAADVA